Proteins from a genomic interval of Oncorhynchus mykiss isolate Arlee chromosome 21, USDA_OmykA_1.1, whole genome shotgun sequence:
- the si:ch211-212k18.7 gene encoding macrosialin → MKKVLLFVFILCAIVSALASAQEDTKRSKPSATVFPPSEFGTTSNTATTTTSTTTTTALPTTESQTNTTTAAPTTTLTPTTTASNTTTAAPTTANTTTAAPTTANATTAAPTTANATTAAPTTANATTAAPTTANATTANATTTAHVPTTTATPKPQPTPPANLTVGNYTLKSEKGLCLMAQLALQIRVEDTGKTGVFIVQPAKTIVKGGCEKSTANLTLTFKEGFITFMFNKNTTQNAVYVDTVSFSLSYPLASGDNGKMSPPYVAKNGSLDLFLAKVGHSYSCKSESVFMGKGLYLDITQDRIQAFNITKEWDFGTSDPCPADRPADYRVAIAVGIVLLILIIIVVVAYLLSRRKRSDGYQSL, encoded by the exons ATGAAGAAGGTACTTCTGTTCGTGTTTATACTCTGCGCTATTGTCTCAG CGCTGGCATCTGCTCAAGAGGATACCAAAAGATCCAAACCGTCTGCAACTGTCTTCCCCCCCTCTGAGTTTGGCACCACGTCCAACACTGCCACTACCACAACCTCTACTACAACTACGACTGCATTACCCACCACAGAATCTCAGACTAATACCACCAcagcagctcctactacaacacttACACCCACTACGACTGCATCCAACACCACCACAGCTGCCCCCACAACAGCCAATACCACCACAGCTGCCCccacaacagccaatgccaccacagcTGCCCccacaacagccaatgccaccacagcTGCCCccacaacagccaatgccaccacagcTGCCCccacaacagccaatgccacaacagccaatgccaccacaacagCACATGTTCCCACCACTACTGCCACTCCAAAACCGCAGCCCACCCCTCCTGCTAACCTGACCGTGGGAAACTACACTCTTAAGTCGGAGAAGGGTCTGTGTCTGATGGCCCAGCTGGCCCTGCAGATCAGAGTGGAAGACACTGGAAAG ACAGGAGTATTCATCGTTCAACCAGCGAAGACAATTGTTAAAGGGGGTTGTGAGAAATCCACGGCCAACTTAACCCTCACGTTCAAGGAGGGCTTCATCACCTTCATGTTTAATAAG AACACCACCCAAAACGCTGTCTATGTCGACAcggtttctttctctctttcctacccgTTAGCATCTGGAG ACAACGGCAAAATGTCTCCACCTTACGTCGCCAAAAATGGGTCACTGGATCTCTTCCTCGCTAAGGTTGGCCACTCCTACTCCTGCAAGAGCGAATCAGTTTTCATGGGAAAAGGGCTCTATCTGGACATCACCCAGGACAGGATACAGGCCTTCAACATCACCAAGGAGTGGGACTTCGGCACAT CTGACCCTTGCCCCGCCGACAGACCTGCTGACTACCGCGTGGCCATCGCTGTGGGGATTGTCCTCCTTATCCTCATCATCATCGTGGTGGTGGCCTATCTCCTGAGCAGGCGAAAAAGATCAGATGGCTACCAGTCTCTCTGA